In Schistocerca nitens isolate TAMUIC-IGC-003100 chromosome 10, iqSchNite1.1, whole genome shotgun sequence, a single window of DNA contains:
- the LOC126209889 gene encoding uncharacterized protein LOC126209889 has translation MAVKEIAAAVEAFIKAMGFTGGRQRQPRRKRRQRNGTMLQCYKCQRLGHTARGCKNAVACLKCAAAHDTRSCTKPRGVACCCANCGGPHAANSRSCGYLRKSRLPAAPRPAATSSASSAAPPPRYSEGCEPRRLEAATDEAMAGFQAAFAAEKAALKAELAAVHRQLQQLRDELRAIKKKQPASAAAPTVSRPVGVDAATQTTAAPPPAAMQDVAPMETDDATPQSSHSKAAASKGAMAATDSSHVEKSTAKKSQLLKIPDSHELQPFLKNIAASLQDGSYPFEQPC, from the coding sequence ATGGCTGTGAAGGAGATTGCTGCCGCAGTGGAAGCCTTCATCAAAGCGATGGGGTTCACTGGCGGTCGCCAACGACAGCCAAGGCGAAAGCGGAGGCAGAGGAATGGGACGATGCTCCAGTGTTACAAGTGCCAGCGGCTGGGGCATACTGCGCGCGGGTGTAAGAacgccgtcgcgtgcttgaagtgcgcggcggctcacgacacccGCAGCTGCACGAAGCCTCGTGGGGTAGCCTGCtgctgcgcgaactgcggcggaccacacgccgccaactcgcgtagctgcggctacctCCGCAAGTCACGCCTACCCGCCGCACCACGCCCTGCGGCGACGTCAAGCGCCTCGTCGGCCGCCCCGCCCCCCCGCTACAgcgaggggtgcgagccgcgccgcCTTGAGGCCGCCACCGATGAAGCtatggccggcttccaagccgccttCGCGGCCGAAAAGGCCGCACTGAAGGCGGAGCTCGCAGCTGTGcatcgccagctccagcagctgcgcGATGAGCTGCGGGCTATCAAGAAGAAGCAGCCTGCctccgccgccgcccccaccgTGAGTCGACCGGTAGGGGTCGATGCGGCCACGCAAACAACCGCCGCTCCACCCCCTGCAGCAATGCAGGACGTGGCGCCTATGGAAACCGACGATGCCACGCCACAGTCGTCACACTCCAAGGCAGCTGCAAGCAAGGGTGCTATGGCAGCGACAGACTCCTCCCATGTCGAGAAGTCTACCGCCAAGAAGTCACAGCTACTGAAAATACCAGATTCGCACGAGCTGCAGCCATTCCTCAAGAACATAGCGGCGTCGCTACAGGACGGGTCATACCCATTCGAGCAACCGTGCTAG